The window CACTCGGGCCGGCTGCTAACTTCAAGTATCCTCTAAAGGTTGCCAAGATGATTAAACCCCAATCAATCAAGCTTATGTGATCATGGggctttttattataaaatacatctGAAATGTTCCTTTGCcaatttcattttgcaaaatCTGTCCTAAAGTtggaatacaaatgaaaaatttaaaactCAAAGCCAGAGGTTCCAAATGATGAGGCTGACTCAAGTGGTTGGGCTTTTTTTAGGTTTCCCCACTTCAGGTTATTCGTTCCTGCGGTAGTTGTGGGATTTCTTGAATGTTGACCATATTAGAAATCTTACATCTGGGAACCACCGTAAAGCAGCAAAAAGAACGAAACTGCTTGGCCCTGAAGTGACTGACGCCGTACAAAACCGGGTTGAGAATGGTGCTGGAGAAAGTAAAGACGACAACCCAGAAGAAGAGTGAGGAAGAGACGAGGAGGCCGCTCTGAAAGTTCCGCAGCAGAATCAGAAACATTGTGATGAATATTGGGCTCCAAGTTAGAAAGAAGGAAACCATTAGCAGAAGTAAAGTTCGGAAAAGTTTTAAGTCTTGCCTGGATACCAGAATGTGATTTTCTGTGCGACACTGCAGTCTTTCTCGTGAAGATCTCTTAATCTGCAaggaaacaaatgacatttagatGCTACAGAATGTAACACTATGTGCTAAGATAGACATTCGCACAACAGGCATCTTTAGTAAGAGAACACCAGGACATCAAATAATGTGACACAACAAGAGCAGAAAAACTAAAGGACTGCTGTTTGCCTCCTTCACCCCGCGTTCATTTGTTTGTGAACTTTTCAGTAAGACATGACGCAGCTTTTTGACTCGATGATCACGAAGAGCACATGAGATGTTGTTATCTGCAGCAAGCGAATCGACAGTATAAAACATGAACCGCCCTCGAAGTGCACGATGCCCGTGCTCATTAGCACTTTCTTCAAAGCCTGATGTTACCACTTGGTGGCAGTTTGTACTGGTCAAGGGTTACAACTGAACTCCTTTCCTAATTAAATGGCTGGACATTCAGCagaacaaacaaatatttttaaaatctattttgactgtacagtagacccccgtgaagttGTGGTTCAGAGTTCACAGCCTCAGctgtttgcggatttttcctttgaacctaactaataattgttagcggaaaccgcagaTATCCtccgtggcaatactgtactgtagagagaacacaaagcaaccgtagaggaaaaaagacggcttgggatggtgaaagtagccaatccgagagcgtcattcatttctccttgctgctgattggctgctgccctgtggCACATCTCCGGCAGATGTAGCCCAGCATTCCCACATCATAACCAgtttggtatccttcaataagggcgtgcacaaaaaggcgaccttcaaaagggcgacctcaattgaccGAATGTTTTactattcttgctttcgcctttttatacgttcaatcattgcctttatctaataaattttctgtaataattttgttacgtttgcctttattcgctgcgcccaattgaggtcgcccttttaaagctcgcctttttgtgcgcacccttattgaatagaacctaacctaacctaacctaactggCAAAGGGGCAAACAATTTATTTGTGAAGCTTAAAGAGCTTATAGATTTCTACCCCCTTCTTTAACTCCATAATAATCCATGCAAAACGGGCCTATCAACCTTGTGTAGCTCCCTCAAGTGTTTCGCTGACTGTTCTCGTGTTTTTcgttttcttcttcttaaagcccttctaaagcttctggcaatgaactgaagtgccagaagaagtttaagacactccaggaagaggttgaactactggatttgctttGAGAACTAAAAGGTTATGCCGCAGTAGCCACCTGAGGAGCTGTGAATCCTCTGCTTTgttgtgcagtcattatcttcattacataccttcatcatactgcacagctaattcatcatcatcaccaatcaatatcattcattattggtgagtacccatacatttgactgtatttttattaaattaaattattacctaTTTACCCAACTTATACCATAGAAAACGCACtggcatgaattacagtacatatagcggtaacatcggtattttacattcgagcactgcaggagacatagcagtacagtactgtacattatgcgggtttacctttacattcttttttagggtaatgtaatAAGCTGAGTTTGAAACGAAATTAAACTGTTTTGGGGGCATTTTTAGggtataaaagtataaaataaggcattttttaaccacatccaaaatttgcgttttttcacaattcgcgggagCTCTAGGAATGTAATCCCGCGAATTTCGGGGGGTCGTCTGTAATTGAAATACGAGGAAATGGATGCTGGCTTCAGATAAAAGTGAGCTAAAATAAACTTAACTTTGTAAAGAACAGTTCTTCTCATTGATGCATTCGGTGGTTAAACACATTTATAAAGATAAACACAGTGCACCAGTTAGGAACATTGTAGTAATTCTAAGGGTCTCAGAAGCCATCAACAACACTATTGTTGCATCCACAGGTAAACAATTCAGCTCCGCTTATTTAACTGTCACTGTCACCATAACTTACAGCACTCGTCACCAGTAAGAAATCACTCCAGGCCTCACCCACTCAATTTAATGTCTTCACACAAACAAGTTGGCCGTGACCCCCGAGGCCCCCAAGGAAGAAAGTGGCAGCTTATCCAGTGTGGATAAAGGAGGTCGCCTTCCGCCCCCTGTAGCAAATCAGACTTCAGTCTGTGAGGGGGGGCCCCAGTACAACGAGGGGCTCAACTCACACTCAATCCCAATCACAGCACTAGTTTCACTAGATTCACTCAGGGTAACTGCCCTCCTCTTAGCCACTTGTCCTTCTGGAGACGGTGGTGGAGGTGGAACTTGAAATTGGGACCTTTGGATTACAAAGGAGTTCCTTTAGCGCAGTGACAGAGAAGGCTGCTGTTTAAACCAGTGTCTCAATGGAGGACTAGTGGCTGAGAGGGGGTGTCATCATGAGCAAATTCCATCAAGCAGACACCAATGATGAGCACGTTGTTGCTTGTGCGACTGGTGCAGAAACATGTATAggccatgaaaaaaatgatacagcAGACTGAAATGATGAAACAAAGTAATAACAATactgcaaaaattaataaatatgtcaatgtatcaaattaaagagaaataaaaatcacaacCTCACATGCAGAATACAAAAAGAACAAGTATCAGTCGGATGAGGCAACTAACTGCACTACAGGTAAGTAGCATTGAATTAGTGAAATGAAGTGTGGGGTCAAGCAAATGGCCGACTGACAGTTGACACTTTAAAAGGTGACACTGGAATGCTAAAATATGACTTGCAGGATGGAAAGGGACAAACAATTTATTTGTGAAGCTTAAAGAGCTTATAGATTTCTACTCCCTCCTTTAACTCTAGAATACCCCATTAATCCATGCAAAACGGGCCTATCAACCAATATGACTTCCCACACCCAAGGTGACATGCAGAAGACCTTCCTTTCTCGAGCCACTGGCACATCATACTGAAGGGAGAGATGCCTCTTCTACCTAATATGGCCTTATGGTGTTTAATGGTGTTCCTGGACACAGACTCCTttgatgtttagatagatagatactttattaatcccaaggggaaattcacatactccagcagcagcatactgataaagaaacaatattaaattaaagagtgataacaatgtatgtataacagacagacaatatctttgtataatgttaacgtttacccccccgggtggaactgaagagtcacatagtgtgggggaggaacgatctccttagtatgtcagtggagcaggaaagtgacagcagtctgtcactgaagctgctcctctgtctggagatgacactgtttagtggatgcagtggattctccataattgataggagcctgctgagcgcccgtcgctctgccactgatgtcaaactgtctagctctgtgcctacaatagagcctgctttcctcaccagtttgtccaggcgtgaggcgtccttcttctttatgctgcctcctcagcacaacactgcgtagaagagggcactcgccacaaccgtctgatagaacatctgtagcatcttattgcagatgttgaaggatgccagccttctaaggaagtatagtctgctctgtcctctcttgcacagagcatcagtattggcagtccagtccagtttatcatccagctgcactcccaggtatttataggtctgcaccctctgcacacagtcacctctgatgatcacggggtccatgaggggcctggtcctcctaaaatccagctattttgttttgctggtgttcagttgtaggttgtttgagtcgcaccatttaacaaagtccttgattaggttcctatactcctcctcctgcccactcctgatgcagcccacagtagcagtgttgtcagcgaacttttgcacatggcaggactccgagttgtattggatgtTTAGTGGAGGTTTCTTCCACAACAGACTTTAAGAACATTTATCACCCCCCCCCCTTCTTAAAAGCATGTGTTAAACTGATCCACCCCTCCATTTTCTGAAGTTAACCAAAAATCAAACCATCTAAAACTTTGTATTGCCTGGAATTTGAGGGAAGATTACTGGTGGTAGCTCCATTCTTATCAACGCACCTGCCATACAGTttaccaccacagaaaacaacaAATTGAGGGTGGTTAATAACATTAAGTGTTAATTAAAAGTAGCATCTTGAAATGTGTTAACATTAACGGAGTATACTTTATTGTAGATGTTTCCAAGTGCTTCAGTTGAAATTTCTATTCTAAATAAATGCTAATATTCGATTGGAGTATGAATTAGACATAGGCAGTTTATCATTTGATTGATATCACTTTATAATCCGTCACTGGCAAGGTATCGGTCAGATGAGGGGAGAGTGTAGGGAGAAGGCCGAGAAGTGGGAGACAAAGGAAAAGACCAAAACTGTAAGGACGTGAAAGGGAGAGGCCTGTGAGCCCAGGCGACTCCTTACTGGTGACACAATTATACCATATGAAGGAGTGCATAGGATACACCTTGATGTCTGCTCAGAAACTGCTCGTCCTCCCTGAGATGGCTATGGAATTCAAACTCAATGTTTTGGAATAACAGGCCACAGAGACAAGTATGTAATCTTGCATATTATACATATATCCACAACCCACATACGTGTCTGTGGCGTCCTTGTCCAAGTCATAATTGTATCTGCTGGTCTAGTGGTTAAATCTAAGCGTGGAAATACTGTAACACCtaaataaaatgacacaaaacaatGTAACCGCAGTCCACAATACCTACAATGTGCTTCCTCAAGGGTGTCATTCTCAACAAGCCCATTCTAAGGCATTCATTGTATGCACtaatataatgcattgcatttttcactccaacagatggtacatgcAATTGACACTATAAGTGAACAAAGAaagttttaaatagaaaaaataataagggggggggggctgataGAGGAATTATTAATTGCATTGGAGATCAGTGAGTGTCATACAGGAGTGTTTGTTTTACAGCTGTTAACGGATTTTATTatttgtggcgcagtggtagtgctgctgctttgtagtaaggagactgtggaggattgtgggttcgcttcccggttcctctctgtgtggatagcgctttgactactgagaaaagcgctatataaatgtaatgaattattattattattattattttcatgactATGGGTGaaatggtggtacagtggtagcactgctgccttgcaataatgAGGCCACGGTTCACATCCCAAGCCCTCCCTTTGTAGAGTTCACATGGGCTTCCTCCTGTAGTCTACagccatgcaggtttggtggattagCAATGCTAAATTGTGTCTGTCGGTGCAGgctcaccttgtgatggactggcgccctgttccTGCTTGGGATAAAGTAGGTTTAGAAGATGGTGGATTTGCAGGACTTAttcctgctctcattttgctTCATTAATGATGAGGGCAGATCTTGAATGAGATTTtatctcattttttctttttcagttttcctttatTAGGTGACAGTGTTAGTTTGTGTGTTGCCTTAATTATACAGCACTTGTTACAGTATTCTCAAttgtagtgctaatgtttgtgatgtgcaaattTATTACTACACACTTCACAAAGGATGGTACACTACAAATGATGAACCTGAATATACCCGATActgccagacagacagaaaacAGCTTCTATAATAGGCATATATAGACAGATAATGTATGTCTGCTATGAAAAGTGAGAATTTGAGAGTAAAAATGATTTGACAtattgtaaatattacatttactagACAATGTCAGCACATCGTCTCACTAATTTCTAATAGACCTTGAGTGTTTATGATTTATGAACTGCATTGAATTTGTGGGCACAGTGTTGCCAATTTCTGAACAAGCCCAGTTGAGCATTATGGAAGCCtaaagtctatcctggcagctaCAGACCATTGATGAGGTGACGGTCCACTGCAAGGCACACTTGTACAAATTCCCAACTAATGTAACATGCAAGTCCGTGGAATGTGGGCAGAAGACCAGACTACTTGGAGAAGACCGGCACAGATAAAGACTGAAAAGCCAATCTACAGGAGACGacaggcagcagtgccaactacTGTGCCCCCCACCACACCATGATAGGCTTACTTTATACTTAGTAAATGTAGACAATTACCTGCAAAATCTTGACATAGCTAATAATGATGATTAATCCGGGAATCACAAAATCCAGGCTGGTAAATGTAATTTCCCAAAAAATTTCTCCTGGCACATTTGGCCACATCATTGTACAAATCTGCACTTTCtgttaaaagaaacaaataagaaaagattaagacaaaattaatataaaatggaGCGTGTGGGTACGTTTTTAATGCCACCGATCCACTGCAGAATCACAGTCAGCCGactggcagctctaaactggcccagcgTGGTGTGCCTTATGACTGATTTGCCGTTCAGGGGTTTCAAAACACCCCATTCAGTTTCGTCATCTTGCCCTACTTTCTGATCAAccacataaataaacattaaaaggaaaaggaggaaaaaaaatacacccAAAGGGATGGAAAGAAATCTGGACAACAGTTTAGAAACATTTGATGTAAAGGAAACGACAAACCAAGGGGGCCTAATTGGCCTGTTTATTCTTCAAAAACTCATCTTTACAGTGCTGTAGACCCCTGGGTGACGGCCCCCCTCTCTGCTGTGGGACTTGAAAGCCGTTAGAGAACACGAATAGAGGAAGTGGACAACCAGGATGCCAAATCTCGTTCAAATAAATGACATGCCAACCATCACAGAAGGCAGGCAGTACAACAGGACACAATTAGGATCAGGCAGTGGGTGAACACTATGGCAGTTGTAGTCATATAGAAAcagccattcatccattttctaagcccccTGTAGTGCAGAGAAAACTGTGACCCTGAACAAACATCTGCATGGGGGGGCACCACTCCTTCAGCAGTCACATTCTTTACAACCGGTCAGTTTAGAGTGGCACCTCGGCCACACAGCGTCACTGAACTCTAGGAGAAAAGCAACTAGAAATACACAGCAACAGAACACATAAGAAAGTATTATTTAATGGCTAATATGCAGTTCAGCAAACACGGACCCTCGCCATCACTGAGACCCTTAAAAGTACCATATTATCAGTGCTTACCTTGCCATGAACTGTAACAGTAATCACATGGAAAAACAAGCAGAATGGCAGAGAGGTAAAAGCTGAAGACAGCCAAATAAAGGCTAGGGCACTCAACACAAACTTTCCATTAAACACTGGCACCAGCTCAAGGTGTAGGATGGCATGCATTCTTTCCAGGCTGATGGTGGCTAAGGTGGTGATTGTGACACAGGCACTGATACTCATGACATAGAAGAGCAAGTGGCACGCTGGGACCCCCAGTATCCAAGACTCGGTCCAGCGGACACTGATGATGAGAGGAATTGCGCTGACAAAGAGGAGGTCCGCCACAAACAGGTTCAGCACAAAGCAGTGTTTATTCACCAGCAGCCGGCCCCTGACAAGCAGAGCTATGGCGCCAAGGTTCCCAACGAGTGCGAGCAGAAGCACAAAACTGAGGGTCAGAGTTTCCAAGGAAGTGACCAAGATCCTCTGTGTTGTCTtgaagtcagaaaaaaaataaaaatatgaaaagttgCCAAAGTTCAGAAACGGAGAGGAATGAGGTTTCATTTTCAACCCCTAGAAGGCACATCAATGAAGAGCCCAGCATTAATTAGGGCAACGGCACCCACAATGGCAGCGCATTGCTTACTTAGTGAGCCAATCATTCTGTCTTTCCAGCTGCTATCTCTGAATGGACAACAACTGCTGTGTTTGTTTCAGCTGTCAGCTCACATGATGGCAAACAGCTAAAGCCTAAAACTCAGAGTTTGAGGAACGTGCTGATAAGACTGGAATTATCAGATGTCAACTGCTACCTCTAGTCCATAAATAATGTACTGACacataatatttttaatagaCTAGACTTTAAAAAAGAAGCAATCTGTGCAAGGTAAGGCAGCCAATAGATGGAGAAGAGTCGTAGTCACCCATTCATTCTCAGATGCCATGGGGTATTACACCGGTCACTAGGCAGGCAAGGAGCACAAGTCCATCACTGAACACACAGGGGTGATTTACTCAACACACAGCTCATCTTTGTAACTGCCACATCGATACTGACAGCAGCTGGAAGTGAATTGGGTGCCCTGGAGTCTTAGGCAAAACCAGCAGTGGCGTTTTTAGTATGAAAATTGTGGTGTGGCCAAACCAGAATCAACAAATGTGTGTAGAGAAATGGAATGTTAACATTGACCTACTTGACTAATAATGTGTGTTACCATTTGACTGGTGAGAAATGCACTGCATCACTAAACCATCACACAAACAATGGGATGATGGTTCCTGGTCTGTCTTGATAGGCATCAGATCTTTGTGATACCTTCTGAAATCGACATCATTTGACAAAATACACAGagaattaaacattaaacaaGGTGACGGTGTCGCAACCACAGCAACACCTCTAGTTTAGAACTGAATGGCTTTGAGATGAAGGAGGACATGTCACAATTCACAGAAAGAGCATGCAGACGTACACACTGCATAACTCGGACACAATACTCTGGAGCTTTCTCTGGCCAAACTGGACAATCAAGAGAAAAGCACACAAGTGAATGTGTCACATATTCAGTCTTTTCCAGTCTCTGCTGTTTGTAATATGGACACAGTAAGCTGCAGCCTTCCCAGGCTATAATGGGTATTAAAGCAGGAAGCAGCCTTGGTGGAACTGAGATGAAACTGAGCAAAGGTCCATGTAGAGTGCTGTGCCACCAGAGTCTGCCAAAGACCTTgtaaacttttactttaaaatgaaccaAGCGAGCACCTTCTAAATAATAAAAGGGCTTTTCTATTACATGGAAAAGAGTAAAAAGGGAGTGCTGTTCACCAAAAAGCTTGTAAATTCCttagaattattaattatacaCTGAGGCAAGAGTTGCTGCATTGAAGTAAAAAGCAACCCAGCAAAGGCAGGCACTGGCCTGCAATTTATAAACGGATTAAATGAAAGCTAGCAGCAGATTGGGCAACACAGCAGAAAGTCAGACAAGTCTTGCTTTAGGACCACCGAAAGGTGTCATCTCATGTGAACATTTAGGCAAGTGTGCGAGGTCTGCAAGATCTGTTAAATCGGGGGTTAATGGTGTGTGTAGTAGGCACCCATTTTGTGTGCACCTGCTCCTTGGGTGGACAGCTCATTCATTCCTTTAAATTCACTTCTTGTGACAGTGGTAACTCAGTGGTTAGTGGTCTTTCACTTCCAAGGCACATTCTGCTCATGTCTTTTGTGACCACCACCCGGACTCACATGCTTAACTGATTTACTCTACGCCTTTAGCACATTGACAAGCTTTTGCAGGCCAGCCCAATCTTTTCCCTCCCTCAACTTCTCATGTCTGCCcattctattatttttattattattccggTTCTTTTCTGCTTTGCTTCAAAACATATCTTCATTGGACATCTCCCACcaatactgtataaatgtttCACACAAGTTTGgttgatttaaaaaatgataaagaatCAAGAAACATTTAAGTCACTCAAAGCTAAAATCAGATGAGCCAGGAAAATAAGGTGACACCATAGACTCAAGGGTTTTAAAATGGGAAAGCAAATAAGTCTTTATCCATTTGAAGATTAATTGATATGGTATTGTtccattgaaaaagaaaaaaatagatctTCATTAATTTGATTGAACTGAGAAGAAGCAACTTTGGTACTCCCAAGGACAGTAATGTACTCctcttcaaaaaaaacaaaaaacacatttaatatatACACTGCTCGAAAAAATTAAAGGTCGTacaccaggaagaacccaggacccactgcaccagcatagggtctgccaatgggtccgcctccccagaccatcactgacccaccaccaaactggtcatggtGAACGATGTTACAAGCagtataacattctccacagcttcttcagaccctttcacgtctgtcacatgtgctcaaggtgaaccggctctcatctgtgaaaagcacagggtgcttTTTTTTACCAATTCTGGTAatttatggcaaatgccaatcgagctccacggtgccaggcagtaaGCACAGGGCCCAATAGAGGATGTCGGgcactcaggccaccctcatgaagtctgtttctgattgttctgtcagagacattcacaccagtggcctgctggaggtcattttgtagggctctggcagtgctcatcctgttcctcctttacccaaaggagcagataccagtcctgctgatgggttaaggatcttctacgcacctgtccagctctcctagagtaactgcctgtctcctggaatctcctccatgcccttgagactgtgctgggagacacagcaaaccttctggcaatggtatgtattgatgtgccatcctggagaagttggactacttgtgcaatctctgtagggtccaggaatcgcctcatgctaccagtagtgacactgactgttaTTTCACTAGtgttgcatttggctacagtcagaaaagatgaggagggaaaaatgtcagtggcctccacctgttaaaccattcctgtttgggGGGTCGTCtccttgttgcccctctagtCCACCTGTtgataatttcattaacaccaaagcacctgaaactgattaacaaccccctctcctacgtaactgaccagatcaatatcccagaagtttcattgacttgatgctatgctccaattaaaatgtgttcctttatataataataatacacaaaaaaattaataaaatatttataaatatttggaaaCACTGAAGCAAAATGAATGGAAATGCAATGTTTTCAAAGCTATAAACTTTAGATATAGATAAAAATAGCAATAATTTGCaaaacagatatttaaaaatgtatagctgTAGTAATGCTTAATATGCTGAAGTATATAACTAAAGTAAAAGCATTCTAAAAATTGACTTGCATTAACAATTTTATATCTTAATTGAACTATGGCACTGATTACTGTCAGAAATcttcaattgattgattgattatgaAAAAAGTCAAAGTATTACATACTGTGCAAAATTAAGAAACAGATGACAAGAAACACACACGACATCCAGTCAGTCCAGACCTCAGCCTGTAGAAAGCAAGTGGACATGTCTAAAGGAGCACAGAAAACGTCCGAGAGGGTTTACCTGTAGAGCAGAATGAGACAATATTGCCAAAAGCAGACTTACCACTCTGTTAAAGCAAAATGATGTATTAAAGGGGTATGCAGACTTATGCAATGAAAGcactaaaagttttttttaattacaaaaaaaaaaatcaatactctCCCATTGCTAGAAAAGAGATCATTAAAAGTGAGAAAAGGTCCTGCAGGATTTGCCTTATTTCAGCCTTACTCAGTAAATGTGTACGTTTTTAATATCCACAGTATTTGGCCAGTTGGTATTCCTTGTAATATGTGGATTGAAGTAGATGAGAGCAACATTTGGGCTGTACTGTACCATCAGAAAATACATCAATGCATTTTGCCCGTGATATCCATTTGTatgtaatgtttcatttttattgtaacatTCCTCAAACACCCCAGTAACTGAACGATTTGATAAAATATCTAGGAGCTAAACAACATCGTGGAAAGCTTTCTACAACTGATTTGATTTAATTGCTTCAAAAGTATTATAGTATTAGGATATGAGCTCAGAATCCAAATATTTGAACAAGTTTCCATGAAGCACACATCTGAAAGGAAACTCAAATACACTTAGGACATGAATTACGGCATATTTGTTGACCTGAAGCCCTGTTAAATAGTAATAGGTGCACCATCACTAAGGGTTTCAGTGCCATCTACAATGAGATGGAAAGACCTTTTAAGGATGGTACTAATATTAGCAGGATAGGTAGAAAACATGGttttggttataaaaaaaaaaaaaaaaaaaaaaaaaaaaaaaaaaaaaaccccagtaTTATGATGTTAAAGAGAGGACGACGCGTGGCACATTTATGTTACTCAAACATAAGCAACAACTGCTAAAACTTTGACAAATGATAAACTGGGCCCAAAGATGGAGAAAAGAATCAGTCATTTGTCCTCTCTTA of the Erpetoichthys calabaricus chromosome 2, fErpCal1.3, whole genome shotgun sequence genome contains:
- the LOC114645587 gene encoding free fatty acid receptor 4-like — its product is MKPHSSPFLNFGNFSYFYFFSDFKTTQRILVTSLETLTLSFVLLLALVGNLGAIALLVRGRLLVNKHCFVLNLFVADLLFVSAIPLIISVRWTESWILGVPACHLLFYVMSISACVTITTLATISLERMHAILHLELVPVFNGKFVLSALAFIWLSSAFTSLPFCLFFHVITVTVHGKEQKVQICTMMWPNVPGEIFWEITFTSLDFVIPGLIIIISYVKILQIKRSSRERLQCRTENHILVSRQDLKLFRTLLLLMVSFFLTWSPIFITMFLILLRNFQSGLLVSSSLFFWVVVFTFSSTILNPVLYGVSHFRAKQFRSFCCFTVVPRCKISNMVNIQEIPQLPQERIT